In Lotus japonicus ecotype B-129 chromosome 5, LjGifu_v1.2, one genomic interval encodes:
- the LOC130716628 gene encoding 22.0 kDa class IV heat shock protein, which produces MRLQPFNMLLVPFFLLLVAGNFPSIANGSLVLPFIDSPSSLLSDLWSDRFPDPFRVLEQVPFGVDKDEPSMVLSPARVDWKETPEGHVMMLDVPGLKKEEIKIEVDENRVLRVSGERKKEEEKKGEHWHRVERSCGKFWRQFRLPENVDMDSVKAKLENGVLTLTLNKLSPDKIRGPRVVSIAGEGEQPAKLTNDGAKQEL; this is translated from the coding sequence ATGAGGCTACAACCATTCAACATGTTGCTGGTGCCATTTTTCTTGCTTCTTGTTGCTGGTAATTTTCCTTCCATAGCAAATGGGTCTCTGGTGCTACCATTTATAGATTCTCCAAGCAGTCTCTTGTCTGATCTCTGGTCTGATCGCTTCCCAGACCCATTTCGTGTGCTGGAGCAAGTTCCATTTGGGGTTGACAAAGATGAGCCATCCATGGTTCTGTCACCTGCTAGAGTAGACTGGAAGGAGACACCAGAGGGGCATGTTATGATGCTGGACGTGCCAGGGTTGAAGAAAGAAGAGATAAAGATAGAGGTGGATGAGAACAGGGTGCTGAGAGTGAGTggagagaggaagaaggaggaggagaagaaaggGGAACACTGGCACAGGGTGGAGAGGTCGTGTGGAAAATTCTGGAGGCAGTTCAGGTTGCCTGAGAATGTGGACATGGATTCTGTCAAGGCTAAGCTGGAGAATGGGGTGCTTACTCTGACACTGAACAAGTTGTCACCTGATAAGATCAGAGGTCCAAGGGTTGTGAGCATTGCAGGGGAGGGTGAGCAACCAGCCAAGCTCACCAATGATGGGGCCAAGCAGGAGCTTTGA